A part of Arachis hypogaea cultivar Tifrunner chromosome 12, arahy.Tifrunner.gnm2.J5K5, whole genome shotgun sequence genomic DNA contains:
- the LOC112727825 gene encoding protein NRT1/ PTR FAMILY 5.6 isoform X2: MEKNRIDAKTAEIENNEMKWVHDSSVDYKGRVPLRDSTGSWKTSLFIIVFEFSERLSYFGVATSLVLYLTKIIHQDLKMAAKNVNYWIGVTTLMPLLGGFIADAYFSRYITIIISSIVYLMGLVLLSLSWFLPALRPCDHHNINNTCTKARRVHEVVFFIAMYLISFGTGGHKPSLQSFGADQFDDDHVSERRKKMSFFNWWSCGVCSGLILGVTLIVYVQDHVNWGVADIILIGVMAFSLIIFLLGRKSYRYRVPSGSPLTPMFQVLVAAISKRKLPYPSNPSELYEASNFQSCNGRFLCHTEKLKFLDKAAMLESDDDGNIAKKQSPWKLATVTKVEEVKLIINMIPIWVFTLPFGICMAQTTTFFIKQGAIMDRKISNNFEIPPASIFALTATGMILSVAVYDRILVPSLKKLTANERGMNILQRIGTGMLFSIISMVVAALVERKRLKMVHLKMNVSWLVPQFLIIGFGDGFTLVGLQEYFYDQVPDSMRSLGIALYLSVIGAGSFLSSLIITIVDHVTSKIGKSWFGKDLNNSRLDKFYWMLAVMSTLNLFLFVFFARQYSYKNVQKVVV, from the exons ATGGAGAAGAACAGAATTGATGCAAAAACTGCAGAGATTGAAAATAATGAGATGAAATGGGTTCATGATTCTTCAGTTGATTATAAGGGACGAGTTCCACTCCGAGATTCAACTGGTTCTTGGAAAACTTCTCTCTTCATTATTG TGTTTGAATTTAGTGAGAGGTTAAGCTACTTTGGAGTAGCAACCAGCTTGGTCCTTTATCTTACAAAGATTATTCATCAAGATCTAAAAATGGCAGCTAAAAATGTGAACTATTGGATTGGTGTCACCACATTGATGCCGTTGTTGGGAGGATTCATTGCTGATGCATATTTCAGTCGCTACATTACTATCATTATATCATCCATTGTTTATCTCATG ggtttggttcttctttctctaTCATGGTTCTTGCCAGCATTAAGGCCATGTGATCATCATAACATTAATAACACATGCACCAAAGCTAGGAGGGTACATGAAGTAGTGTTCTTCATAGCCATGTACTTAATATCCTTTGGAACTGGAGGGCATAAACCTTCTTTACAAAGCTTTGGAGCTGATCAATTTGATGATGATCATGTTTCTGAAAGGAGGAAGAAAATGTCATTCTTTAATTGGTGGAGTTGTGGTGTTTGTAGTGGACTCATTCTAGGAGTAACCCTAATTGTTTATGTACAAGATCATGTTAATTGGGGAGTTGCTGATATCATCCTCATAGGGGTTATGGCCTTTTCATTGATCATATTCTTGTTGGGAAGAAAATCTTATCGTTATAGGGTACCAAGTGGGAGCCCCTTGACACCAATGTTTCAAGTTCTAGTTGCAGCCATTTCCAAAAGAAAGCTTCCATATCCTTCCAATCCTAGTGAACTATATGAAGCTTCTAATTTTCAGAGTTGCAATGGAAGATTTCTATGCCACACAGAGAAACTCAA ATTTCTTGACAAGGCAGCTATGCTTGAAAGTGATGATGATGGAAACATAGCAAAGAAACAGAGTCCTTGGAAGCTTGCTACTGTAACCAAGGTTGAAGAGGTGAAGCTTATTATCAACATGATACCTATTTGGGTATTCACTTTACCATTTGGAATATGCATGGCACAAACAACCACTTTCTTTATCAAACAAGGTGCAATCATGGATAGAAAAATAAGCAATAACTTTGAGATCCCTCCAGCTTCAATTTTCGCCCTTACCGCCACCGGAATGATACTTTCCGTCGCAGTTTATGACCGGATCCTTGTACCGTCGCTAAAAAAGCTGACGGCAAACGAAAGAGGAATGAACATCCTTCAGAGGATCGGTACCGGAATGCTCTTTTCAATCATTTCAATGGTGGTAGCAGCATTGGTTGAAAGAAAGAGACTTAAAATGGTTCACCTTAAAATGAATGTGTCTTGGTTGGTTCCACAATTTCTAATTATTGGTTTTGGTGACGGTTTTACACTTGTAGGGTTGCAAGAATATTTCTATGACCAAGTTCCGGATTCAATGAGAAGCTTAGGGATAGCACTTTATCTTAGTGTGATTGGAGCTGGAAGTTTTCTTAGTAGTTTGATCATTACAATTGTTGACCATGTGACAAGCAAGATTGGAAAGAGTTGGTTTGGTAAGGACTTGAACAATAGTCGCTTGGACAAATTCTACTGGATGTTGGCGGTTATGAGCACATTGAATTTGTTTCTCTTTGTCTTCTTTGCTAGACAATATTCCTATAAGAATGTTCAAAAGGTGGTGGTGTAA
- the LOC112727825 gene encoding protein NRT1/ PTR FAMILY 5.6 isoform X1 — MEKNRIDAKTAEIENNEMKWVHDSSVDYKGRVPLRDSTGSWKTSLFIIVFEFSERLSYFGVATSLVLYLTKIIHQDLKMAAKNVNYWIGVTTLMPLLGGFIADAYFSRYITIIISSIVYLMFLMKIQGLVLLSLSWFLPALRPCDHHNINNTCTKARRVHEVVFFIAMYLISFGTGGHKPSLQSFGADQFDDDHVSERRKKMSFFNWWSCGVCSGLILGVTLIVYVQDHVNWGVADIILIGVMAFSLIIFLLGRKSYRYRVPSGSPLTPMFQVLVAAISKRKLPYPSNPSELYEASNFQSCNGRFLCHTEKLKFLDKAAMLESDDDGNIAKKQSPWKLATVTKVEEVKLIINMIPIWVFTLPFGICMAQTTTFFIKQGAIMDRKISNNFEIPPASIFALTATGMILSVAVYDRILVPSLKKLTANERGMNILQRIGTGMLFSIISMVVAALVERKRLKMVHLKMNVSWLVPQFLIIGFGDGFTLVGLQEYFYDQVPDSMRSLGIALYLSVIGAGSFLSSLIITIVDHVTSKIGKSWFGKDLNNSRLDKFYWMLAVMSTLNLFLFVFFARQYSYKNVQKVVV, encoded by the exons ATGGAGAAGAACAGAATTGATGCAAAAACTGCAGAGATTGAAAATAATGAGATGAAATGGGTTCATGATTCTTCAGTTGATTATAAGGGACGAGTTCCACTCCGAGATTCAACTGGTTCTTGGAAAACTTCTCTCTTCATTATTG TGTTTGAATTTAGTGAGAGGTTAAGCTACTTTGGAGTAGCAACCAGCTTGGTCCTTTATCTTACAAAGATTATTCATCAAGATCTAAAAATGGCAGCTAAAAATGTGAACTATTGGATTGGTGTCACCACATTGATGCCGTTGTTGGGAGGATTCATTGCTGATGCATATTTCAGTCGCTACATTACTATCATTATATCATCCATTGTTTATCTCATG TTTCTTATGAAAATACAgggtttggttcttctttctctaTCATGGTTCTTGCCAGCATTAAGGCCATGTGATCATCATAACATTAATAACACATGCACCAAAGCTAGGAGGGTACATGAAGTAGTGTTCTTCATAGCCATGTACTTAATATCCTTTGGAACTGGAGGGCATAAACCTTCTTTACAAAGCTTTGGAGCTGATCAATTTGATGATGATCATGTTTCTGAAAGGAGGAAGAAAATGTCATTCTTTAATTGGTGGAGTTGTGGTGTTTGTAGTGGACTCATTCTAGGAGTAACCCTAATTGTTTATGTACAAGATCATGTTAATTGGGGAGTTGCTGATATCATCCTCATAGGGGTTATGGCCTTTTCATTGATCATATTCTTGTTGGGAAGAAAATCTTATCGTTATAGGGTACCAAGTGGGAGCCCCTTGACACCAATGTTTCAAGTTCTAGTTGCAGCCATTTCCAAAAGAAAGCTTCCATATCCTTCCAATCCTAGTGAACTATATGAAGCTTCTAATTTTCAGAGTTGCAATGGAAGATTTCTATGCCACACAGAGAAACTCAA ATTTCTTGACAAGGCAGCTATGCTTGAAAGTGATGATGATGGAAACATAGCAAAGAAACAGAGTCCTTGGAAGCTTGCTACTGTAACCAAGGTTGAAGAGGTGAAGCTTATTATCAACATGATACCTATTTGGGTATTCACTTTACCATTTGGAATATGCATGGCACAAACAACCACTTTCTTTATCAAACAAGGTGCAATCATGGATAGAAAAATAAGCAATAACTTTGAGATCCCTCCAGCTTCAATTTTCGCCCTTACCGCCACCGGAATGATACTTTCCGTCGCAGTTTATGACCGGATCCTTGTACCGTCGCTAAAAAAGCTGACGGCAAACGAAAGAGGAATGAACATCCTTCAGAGGATCGGTACCGGAATGCTCTTTTCAATCATTTCAATGGTGGTAGCAGCATTGGTTGAAAGAAAGAGACTTAAAATGGTTCACCTTAAAATGAATGTGTCTTGGTTGGTTCCACAATTTCTAATTATTGGTTTTGGTGACGGTTTTACACTTGTAGGGTTGCAAGAATATTTCTATGACCAAGTTCCGGATTCAATGAGAAGCTTAGGGATAGCACTTTATCTTAGTGTGATTGGAGCTGGAAGTTTTCTTAGTAGTTTGATCATTACAATTGTTGACCATGTGACAAGCAAGATTGGAAAGAGTTGGTTTGGTAAGGACTTGAACAATAGTCGCTTGGACAAATTCTACTGGATGTTGGCGGTTATGAGCACATTGAATTTGTTTCTCTTTGTCTTCTTTGCTAGACAATATTCCTATAAGAATGTTCAAAAGGTGGTGGTGTAA